The Acidobacteriota bacterium genome has a segment encoding these proteins:
- a CDS encoding addiction module protein produces MEQGTLSQLLKLPAGDRAELAMALWESLSGAEREESLALTDEQAAELDRRWKEHLADPGSAVPWSEVQRRLLRQE; encoded by the coding sequence ATGGAACAGGGCACACTTTCGCAACTTCTGAAGCTTCCCGCGGGCGACAGGGCGGAACTGGCCATGGCGCTGTGGGAGAGCCTTTCGGGGGCTGAGCGTGAGGAATCGCTGGCACTTACCGATGAGCAGGCAGCAGAACTGGACCGGCGATGGAAGGAGCACTTGGCGGACCCCGGCTCGGCTGTTCCATGGTCCGAGGTGCAGCGAAGGCTGCTGCGCCAAGAGTGA